The genomic region TAAGAAGTTAAAAGATAGGGTAGATTTAATGAAAAGTATTAAAACTATTCTTGTAATTTATGAATCACCACATAGATTAATAAAAACTCTGAATATGTTTAGGGAGGAGTTTGGAGGAGAAACTCGTATATACATAGGAAGAGAATTGACAAAGATGTTTGAAGAAAACTTTAGAGGTACTATTGATGATTCTATAGATTATTTTTCAAGTAATGAGATTAAAGGAGAATGTATAATTTGTATAGAAAATAATGTGAAGATCGAGGCCATAGAAGATAATTGTATAATAGAAGAGTTTATAAAGAATAGGAAGCTAGGTATAACAAATAAAGATAATATAAGGAAGATATGTAATGAATACAATCTTAAGAAAAATTATGTATATAATTTAATTACAAATGAAATCAACCTCACATAAATGTTAAAGTGAGGTTTTGTACTACACATTGTTTATTTCTGATAAGCATGTCTTACATATATTTTTATCTTTAAATGTACTTATATCTTTAGAATTACCACAGAATATGCATGCAGGTTCATATTTTTTAAGTATTATGTGATTTTTATCTACATATATCTCGAGTAAATCTTTTTCTCCTATATTAAGAGTTCTTCTTAGTTCTATTGGAATAACAATACGTCCAAGTTCATCTACTTTTCTAACAACTCCAGTTGCTTTCATTTAAATCCTCCTAAATTAAATAATTATTAATTATGAATTATAAACATAAATATACATTTTTTTAAAATAATTGTCAACATTTTACAGTACAAAAAACGACAAAAAAAGGCTATATCTTTAAGATATAGCTTTTATTTTAACATGATGAATGTTTAGACTTAACTTTAAAAGTTGTTCCCATGAAGTTTTTAGAATGAGATATAGTAGAATCATCTAAAAATTCTTCAAATTCACTATCAACAATTATAGTTAAATCGTTTATATTAACAACAATATCATTATTATTTATTTGTTCTTCCAGAACAATTCCAAAAGCAGGACCACCTCATCCAAATCCAGCCACATTAATCCTTATATATTTTTTAGATTTTTTAGATAATTGAGCTTTTAATAGTTCACAAGTATCATTAGAAACGTTTATTTTCATTTTTTTATTCACCTCCTCTCAATTTATTATTCATAATTTGAAGATATTCATTTATGCTAATATTAATTATAGGGTAATTAGAATAATTAGTATCATCAAAATGCCACCATTCAGTGTATATTGGTTTAAAACCGTGTTTTATCATTATATTTTTTAATAATTCTGCATTTCTAATTTGTGTTTCAGATGCACCTATATAACTTCTGTGTGCTTTATCTGAAAAATTATCAAAATCAGTAGGCATGTCTATTTCTATATCATTTAAATCAGTTAATGTAACATCTACAGCACATGCCCTATTATGATTGGAACCACCAGTATATGGATTAGCTATATAATTACTATTTGGAACTATATCCCATAATATTTTTTGAATGTAAAATGGTCTATAAGCATCCCAGATTTTTATTTTATATCCAAGAGATTTAAATTCATTTTGTGCGTCTAATAATTTTTTTAGAGTGCTTTCTTGTAGTATACATGCGTCTGCATCATAGAGTACTTTATGTGTAAAATTATTTTTAGATGCATATCTAATATCCAAAATCATTTCATGATGAAAGGAATTTAATAACCTAAGACCATTTATAGATACATCATAGTTGTATGAATATTCTTTAGTATTTTCAAAATTTTTGATCATAATTTTTTTATCAATTTGTGCTAATGATTCATGTGTATAATATAGTCCACCGCTTATCAAGATGATACCAAATGATAGTATAATTATAGATATTTTATTAATAAAATTCAATATTATCACCTATGCATATTTTGCATAAAAAAAATAAAACTATGTAATTTTACATAGTTTTATTCTGAATATAATATATCATTGTAAATATAATTTTGTAATTTTTCCATTGTCTTGTTTCTATCGAAAGTCAGATACCAAATATCATTTATAATTTTACCACCATCATCATAATCTCCTTCAAAAGGAATACGAACTTGTTCAATTGTATATTTGTTTAAAAGTAAGTTTGCACCAATTGAAAGTATTTTATTTAATGATAAGCTAGTTTCTATGGCATCTATGTTTTTTTCCAATAATTTTGATAGTTTTAATGGTGAAATTGATTGGGCTTTCTCTATCATTGCCATTATTACTTTTCTTTGTCTTTCTGTTCTCTCAAAGTCTCCGTCTCCAGCAGTTCTTATGCGGGCATATGAAAGCGCCTGTATTCCAGAAAGTATTTGAAGACCTTCTTCCTTTATTACATGTTCTCCAGAGATATTTAATAAATATTGATTTTCCTTTATGTATTGATTTAAGTTATCTATTTCATATTTTTTTATATCTAATTCAATTCCACCTAGGTCATCTATAATATTAGGTAAACTGAAAAAATCCACTGAGATGTAATCTTCAACATTTATATTAAATGTATCATTAAGTGTTTTGAGAGACAATGAGGGTCCTCCATAAAAATAGGCATGATTCAATTTGTCTTTTCCAACATCATCTATATTTACATAAAGATCTCTCATTACAGATATAAGTTTAATTTTTTTTCTTGAGGTGTCAATTGTAATAAGCATTATTGCATCAGATCTTGGTATTTCATCTTTTGATCTTCTATCTAATCCGAATAAAGCAAGAGTTATAATTTTATTGTTTAGAAATTCTGAATCCATTATTGTATCATCTAGTCCTATAGAACTCTTATCTAGTTGAGTTTCAGGAGCAATTTTTGATAAAAGTTTTAAGCTTTTGCCTGTAAAGAATCCACCTATGAATAAAATAATAATAATAAGTACATATGTCGATAGCCTAATTATTTTTTTGGTATCTTTTGGAATATTATTGAACATTTGACTTACCTCTAATAATCAATTAATTGTTAAAGTATATCATAAATATAGCATAAATAAAACTTATTTATATAATTCATATACCTAATATAAATTTTTTCAATATATTGGATTTTCTAAGGATAAATTTACTTACAATAATAGGAGAAAATCCTATTAAGAATGATATTATAACTACAAGGTTATAATTTAAATTTAATAATTGGAGTAATAGTATTCTTGTGAATATTTGTGGAAACCAAGATAATAAATAGATATCAAAACTATACTTATTTAGAGTATCAAATGTATTTGATACTAGCTTAATATGTCTAAATTTATAGAGTAATATACATATTATAAAAGATACATATATTCCCAATAGGCTCTTTAAAATAAATAAAATATTTGTTAAATATTTATAAAATACATTTAATGAATTGTAATCAATGTTAAAATTCAATAAGAATAAGATAAGTGGTATTAGTATAAATAGTATATTTCTATATTGTTTTAGATTAATATTTAAAATTTTATTTCTATAATTCATGTATACTGGATATATGTAGAGTCCTATAAAGAAGAATATATAATATTTTAATATGGTAGATATAGCCAAAAACTCTATGTTATCTATAGTTAAGATTGACATAGCAAGTAGTATTGTTAGCACTAAATATTTATTTATTTTTATTAATACTGGGGCAAATAGAAACATAAAGAATAGTACATATATGAACCAAAAAAATATTATAGGGTTATTCCAAGGGAAAAATAGTATATCTTTTATAGTTTCAGAGAGTACTAAAGGTCTTTCTGAAAATTTATTTAAAATGAGTTTTATAGGTATAGTTAATGTACTTATTATAAAATAAGGTATTAGTAGTTTTTTAAATTTAGATAAAATAAATGATTTAAAATCTTTTAAGGATTTTATTTTAAAAAGTTTATTTGCAAAAAAACCAGAGATCATAAAAAATAATGGCATATGAAATGAATAAATAAGAGAATGAATATAGTTATATATTGGTGTATTTATGTCTTTTATGTATGGAAATGAGTGGCCAAGTACAACTAAGAATATACCAAATCCTCTTAAATAACTGAATTCAATAAGAGTTATATTTGATTGTTGTTTTTTCGATATCATTCAAATGTCTCCTTAAGTATAGTTGAGTTAAACATGATATTTATTTTAAACTAATTACTATACTTTTACATAAAATAATAAAAAATATCAACATTTTTATGAAATATATTTTATTTTTTATTATAATAGAGAATACTAGGATTAAATGGAAAAAATAGGAGTGAATTTATGAATATTGCTTTAGTGCATGATTGGTTACCGTTTATGGGAGGGGCTGAAAGAGTTATCACAAATTTCTTAGAAGTATTCGAAGACGCTCCGATATATACTAGTGTTTATAATAGAGATAATTTAGAAGGTATACTTAAGGATGCGAATATATATGGATCTTTTCTTCAAAATTTAAAATCTGCACGAAGAGATCATAGAAAATTTTTGCCATTAATGCCAACAGCATTTGAAACATTTGATTTAAACAAGTATGATGTTGTATTAAGTAGTAGTTCTTCGTGTGCTAAAGGGGTTGTAACTAATCCAAATACTTGTCATATATGTTATTGTCATTCGCCTATGAGGTATGGATGGGAATTTTATTATGAGTATATAGAAAATTTAGGTAAATTTAAAAAAAGTATTATAAAATACATAATGAATTACATGAGGATTTGGGATAATGCTTCATCTAATAGAGTGGATTATTTTATTGCCAATTCTAAAAATGTGGCGAATAGAATTTGGAAACACTATAGAAGAGAGAGTGTTGTCATACATCCACCTGTAAGGAGTAAATTTTTCAAAGCGTGTGAAAAAAAACAAGATTATTTTTTAATAGTATCTAGACTACAGGAATATAAGAGGGTAGATCTAGCCATTGAAGTTTTTAATGATCTCAATATACCTTTGGTAATTATAGGTGATGGACCATTGAAAGAGAAACTAGTTAATAAAGTTAAACGAGATAATATAAAATTTCTTGGAAGGCAGCCAGATGATGTCGTGAAAAAATATTATGGAGAGGCTAGGGGTTTTTTATTTCCAGGTGAGGAAGATTTTGGTATAACATCATTAGAGGCACAATGCAGTGGTACTCCAGTTATAGCATATGGCAAAGGAGGAGCCTTAGAGACTATTATTGATGAAAAAACAGGCTTGTTTTTTGAAGACCACACGGTAAATTCTTTAAAATCAGCTATAGATAAGTTTTGTAAAATAGAATTTAATCCTAATGAAATAAGAGCTCATGCTGAAAGTTTTGATGAAGATATTTTTAAACATAAGATAAGTAATTTTGTATATGATAAGGTAGACGAATTTAAGAATAATAAAAAATGGGTAGTTCTATAAAAATATACATTAATTTGGGAGACGACGTATGATTTTATTTAATGCACTTCAAAAGTCTATTAGCGCAGGTATTGGTAGATATAGTTTTGAATTATCTAAAGAGTTATATTTTCAATTGAAAGATGATATTAAAATTATAGTAAGAGAAGAGGATATTAAAGATTATGAGTTTGTTAATTCTAAATCTTTGATAATATTTAAGAATATAAAAAATTCTAAGGATAGAAATTTGTTTGAGCAAGTATATATACCTAAGCTTATTTCTGAGAAATATAGGGGTAGCATATTACATTATCCGGATAGTATGTCGCCTTTATTTTTGAATAGTAAAAAAATAGTTATAACAGTACATGACTTAGCTTTTAAATCATTAACTGGAGTTTTTACAAAGAAAACTTTAATTTGGAAGAATATGATGACTAATTTATCAGTTAAAAAGGCTAATAAAATTATATCAATAACTAATTTTACAAAGAATGAATTGCTTAGATATTATAAAGGTATAGAGAAAAAGGTAAATGTTGTGTACAATGGATTTAATAATTTGAGTAATAGTAGCATATGTGATAAAAATATTTCTGATAAAATATCAAAATTACTTGTATGTAGATATATCTTAACGGTTAGCACAATTTCTCCGCGAAAGAACATAGATACACTTATTAAGGCTTTTAATGAAATAGATAACAAAGAAAATATTAAGTTAGTTATTGCTGGGAGTAATGGATGGATGTATGAATCTATTCATTACTTGGTTTGTGATTTGAATCTTTCTGATAGAATCGTTTTTACTGGAAAAGTAAATGATGATGAGTTGAAGTTTTTGTATAAAAATGCTAGTGTGTTTGTTTATCCTTCTCTTTATGAAGGATTTGGATTACCACCACTTGAAGCTATGAGTTATGGTGTAAGAACTATTGTTTCTGATGTAACATGTCTTAAAGAAGTTCTAGGTGACTCTTCTGAGTATTTTCCACCGAAAGATTATAAATATCTCTCAAGTATATTAAATGGAATTTTTAAATCAAATAATCAAAATGAATCTTATGATTATAATTATACGTTAAATAAATATTCATGGAGAAAATGTGCAAATGAGACAATTAAGATATATAATGAGATTATGAAGGGAGTTTAAAATGTATTTTACGTTTATAGGAATAGTTGTTTTAATTATTACGGTATGTTTGTTTTTATTCACAAGAACTAGAACACTCTTCTATTTTACTTTTTTTATATCAGCTTTTACAGCAACTAGTATGATAAATTTTCCTAAATCAAGAAATTCTGTGCTTTGTTATTATATAGTTGGAAGTTTTTTAATTTTAAAGGTTATATATGAATTGGTAATACGCAGATACACCTTAAAAAAGATAAAGATATTAAATGGATTATTCTATTTTATGGTATATGTTACTATATCACTTATTTTACCAATTGTTTATTCAAATAATACATTAGTATTTACACCGGATTCTCCATTTACATATATTTCATTTTCTTCTCAAAATATAACCCAATATATATATTTATTATTTGCATTTATAATATATTTAGCAAGTTATATAGTATTTACAAATGAAATTAAGGTTGATATTAAAAAAATGATTAACGTAACATCTTTTGCAGTAATTATTTTAGGATTTTTACAATTTTTTATGAATCATATATATTTTGATTTAATATTTAGAACAAATTACTCTCATTTAGTGCAGTATTTGGAAACTGGACTTACAAGGATTTCTTCTGTTACAAATGAGCCGTCCATGTTAGCACTTTTTGTAACTCCAATAAGTGTGTATTATTTTATAAATATAATAAATGGTTTTAAAAAGAAAAATTTACATAAGTTTGATATAGTTATATTTGTTATGATTATAATTACATCTTTGTTAAATAGATCTTCAAGTTTTTATTTAGCAATAGCTATAATATTTATAGTGTTAATCATTGATTTTTTAAGAGAAATTTTTAATAAGAAAAATAAGGAATTTATACAAGCTTTTATAATGGATAAAGTGTATAAATTTATTAAGGAAAATAGGATTAAGAGTACAATAATAACTATAATTTTATTAGCTATTTTTTTGATTTTACTTAAGATAGTTGGACATAGATTTTTGATTTTGGGACTTAAACTATTGGGTCTTGATGATTCAGGTAGTACGAGAATGGAATTATTTTCATATCATATGGGTATTTTTCTTAAAAATTTATTTACAGGTGTTGGTTTTGGAACATTGCGTTCGAATGATTTATTGTCTATGTGGTGTGCTCAAGTTGGATTAATAGGAATAGTTCCTATTATATATTATTTTACTTCAAGATTTGTATATTTGTTTAAGACTAGGAATGATGGAGATAATAGATCAGTTTTCTATCTAATATTAACTAGTGTAATAATTCTTGTAACATCTGTACCTGAACCATATTTTATTTATGTGTGGATATATATAGCACTAGGAGAGGCTTTGTATAATAAGAGAGAAATTTCTAATAAAACTATAGATAAGTTAAATCAAGAATTTAATAGTTAAAAATAGAAGTGAGTAGATCTCATTTCTATTTTTTTATTTAAAAATCTAAATTTAACTTATTAGCTCTTTCTGATAATTCTGCTTCATTGCATATTCTAAGTATAATTTGAGATTTGGCAGTTTTAGGATCCATTTTATTTTGATAACTCATAAGCATATTTAACCAATAATTATAACCAGTTTGATCGGGCTTTCTATTGGCTATTATAGAGTACATAGATGTTATGAATTCCTGATTAGATAAATTTTTATCTATAAATTCTTTTTCGTTTAAAATATTTAAAATAAAATTGCGTACTGAATATTCATATGAAATGAGTTTATTATACCAATAATTGAATCCATATTCTTCAGGCATTCTTGAAAATGTGTTTTTGTATACATCTGATATAAAAATTTTAATATTGTCATCACTATTAAATTCTTTAGTTTGTATATAAGATATAGTGTTTTCAAAATCAATTTTATTTAATAGATTATCAACCATAATAGTTCTTATATTTGGTGATCCAATAAATAGTTCATCATTTGTATTTATTATTTGTAGAGGAATTTTACATTCTCTAAGTAATTTCGCTTTTATTTTAATTAATTCACATTTTCCTTCGATATTTTTACTGCTATTTATGCCGACAAATGTCTCGAAAAATTTTATTATTTTAGTATTATTATCGATATTTTTATAGTTACCTCCAAATTCTATTTCATCATTTTTTAGGCACTCTCCAGGTTCTATATATAATATTTCCATTATATTTGGATTGAATTTTAATTCAAATGTAATGGTGTACAATGATGATATATTCTCTGAGTTTAAGTAAATGTAGAATTCTTTATTTGTATCTATGGTACTAATATTGGTTGTTAATGTTAAAATATTTTTAGATGTCATTGCACTAGTTTTTACGCAGCTTAGGAGTAACAGTGAGATTGTTACGAAAAAATTTCTACATATTTTCAAAATCATCCCAACCTTTTAAAAAATATTTACTTACAATTAGATTTTTGTGAATCACCATATGGGTGTATATCTTCAAATATATATTTTTGCATTATATCTTGGGTTTTTTCTTTATTGTATTTTAGGTACCAAATATTATTAATTAGTTCACCATTACAATCCCCATCTAGGGGAAAACGCATTTGTTCAATATTATTAATTTTATTGAATATTATATTTTTAGCTAATGAAATTGCTTTTGTTGTTGTTATATTGGTTTCTATTAGTTCTGATGCTATATTGATGAATTTAAAGTAATCATTGTAAGGTATGCTCTTAGCTTTTTCGTATAATGCCATGAGTATTTTTTGTTGTCGTTCATTTCTTTCGTAATCATCTCTTCCTATTTTTCTAATTCTTGCGTAAGAAAGAGTTTGTATACCATTTAATGTTTGAAGACCTTCATTTGTTATGTAAGTGGGTTCCTTAGATTGAATATGACTTATTTCTTGTATACATTTATTTAAATAAGGTATTTCCTTAGATTTGATATCTATAGGTACTCCTCCAATTAAATCTATTATTTTCTGTACATTATAAAAATTAATTGTTATGTAATCCTTTATGTTTAATCCATAATTTTTGTTTAATGTTTTAATGGCAAGTTCATGTCCACCGAAAGCATATGCATGGTTTAATTTATCATTTCCAAATCCATCAATTGATACCAATGAATCCCTCATTATAGAATTTAATTTTATTTTTTTGTTTTGTTCATCTATTGTTATTATCGTTATGGAGTCGGATCTTTTAGGTTCATGTTCATATCTAAAATCTAGTCCAAATAGGGCTATATTAGTAATTTTTTTATCACTAAATTTATTTATAATACTTTCTTCTATTCCTAGAATATCATTTTGTAATGAAATAACATTTTCTTTTTTTAGGAAGGTATCTTCATAAAAATAGTTAAAGTAGCCTATAAAACCTAGTAAAACTATGAAAATTAATAATATTTTATATTTTAAGCTGTACATATTAACACCCCATAATTATTTATATGAGAAATATTATGTTCAATAAATTTTATAATATAAATAAATATTATTATTAATAGTTATATAAAAATTAAAATTTTATCTATTGTGATATAATAAATATTTGTTATACATTTATAGAAGTGGGTGAAATCTTGAAAAAATTATTTAAAAAGATCATATTTTTTATATGTATTTTGATAAAAAAGATGGATGATGATGAATTGATAGCTCTTTCTGCACAATTGTCATATAGTTTTGTATTAGCTTTTTTTCCATTTTTAATTTTTTTAATGACAGTAATAGGTTTTTTAAGATTAGATAGTCAACAAGTTTTGATATTTTTGCAAACACTTCTACCTGATGAAATTTATCTTTTAGTTCATAATATTGTAAAGTTTGTAATTGACTCTAGAGAGGGGTCATTATTGTCTTTGAGCTTATTTTTGAGTATATGGTCTAGTTCAGCAGGTTTTAGAGCAGTTATGAGAGGGCTTAATAAAGCCTATGATGTGGTTGATACAAGAAACTATATCGTAAAGATAATACTTTCTATTTTGTATACTATAGGACTTGTTTTGTTAATTGTATTAATGTTAATACTTGTTGTGTTTGGTGGTATAATTGGGGATTTGTTTGTCAAATTTTTTGTAGACTATGTGGATGTGAATATAGTATTGAAATCATGGTATTTAATTAGGTATACATTTATAATAACATTGATGGTTACAGTTTTTGCTGTGATATATTATTATGTTCCAGTTGTTAGAGATAAGAAACTTAGATGGGTATTACCCGGAGCTGTATTTACAACAATAGGGTGGATACTTATATCTATGGGATTTACGTATTATGTAAACAATTTATCTAATTTTTCGACGCTTTATGGTAGTATTGGAACAGTTATTGTGTTAATGATATGGCTTTTTTTAACATCGATGATAATACTATTGGGTGGAGAGATAAATGCTATATTGACTAATAAAAATTTGGAAATATTAAAGTTTAACAATACAAAAAAGATTTTAAATTAGTATAGGGGTGTCAAATCTGAAGAAGATTTTAATTTGTATTTATAATTTGCAAGGTGGTGGTGCTGAAAGAGTTCTTATAAATTTATTGAATTTATTTGCTGATGAAGGTTATAATGTAACTCTTTTAGTTTTAAGAAAAGAAGGAATTTATTTAGATAAAATTCCAAGTAAAATCAAAGTCATATATGGATTTAGAACTTTATTTGGCAAAAAAATTTCCAATAAAGTTTTAAGTTTTTTTGGTTCTAAGGTTTTGTATAAAATGTTTGTTAGAGGAAATTTTGACATTGAAATTTCATTCTTAGAAGGATTTCCAACCAAGCTTATAAGTGGATCATCATCTGATAGTAAAAAAATAGCGTGGGTCCATGCTGATTTTGGTAGTTATCATTGGACAAATAAGATGTTTTCTTATGGTGAAGAGAAGAAATTTTATAGTAAATTTCACGATATAGTTTGTGTTTCTAAACTTTGTGCCAGATCTTTTTCAGATAAATTTGGATTTACGGATAACGTAAAAACAGTTTACAATTTATTAGATAAAAATTTAGAAAATTATACAAAAATTAAATTTAATGATGTATTTAATAAATATAAAACAACAAAAATAACATATGTGGGAAGAGTTGAAATAGAAAAGTCAGTTGATAGACTTATTAAATCTTTTGAGGAAATATTAAGTATGGGATACAAAGATATAACTCTTTTTATTCTTGGAGATGGTTCATTAAAAGAAGATTTGGAAAGATATGTTTCTCAAAATAATTTAAGTAGTAATGTAAAGTTTATATCATTTAAATATAATGTTTATGACTATATATTATCTAGTGATTATATAATAATGCCATCTTATTCTGAATCATTCTCTTTGGTTTTAGCTGAATCGATTTATTTAGGAAAAATGTGTATAGCAACAGATACTGCTGGGGCTCGGGAGGTTTTAAAAAATGGAGAATATGGATTAATAGTTGATAATTCAAAGGACGGAATAAAACAAGGTATATTAAAAGTGATTAATAATCCAGAATTGAAAGATGAATACATTTTTAGAATAAATAGGAAGGATTATGAATTTAGTAGGGTAAATGTAGTTAAGAAAATATTTGATATTATAAATTTTTAAGCAAGGAATATTTTAAATGAGTGTTGATTTTAAAAAGTTGTTTAATAATAAAATTATCAAAAATTTTGTTATTGTTTTTTTAGGAGATGGATTTTCATCTATATTGACATTACTTAATTTAAGCATAATGATTAGAGTTTTAGGATTAAATGGTAGTTCTAATGTAAATTTAGCTATATCATATGTATTAGTATTTGATGCCATATTTAATTTTCAATCATTTAATTCAATAATTAAGTTTTTGCCACAATATATAATATCAAATAATATACGTAAAATTAGACAATATATTCAACAAGGGTTTGTATTGGACATTATAACATCTATAATTTCATTTATATTTTGTAACTTGTTTATAGTAATAATGTTTTATATATTTAATTTAGATAAGGGTTTAATAAAATTAATCAATATATATTCATTTTCTATACTCTTTAATTTAACAGGAACTAGTATAGGTATAATTAGGGTTTTTGATAAATTTAAGTATTCTTCATATATAAATGTAGTTGTTAATTTATTTAAGTTTATTTTTTATGTATTATCATTCTTTATAAAATCAAGTATGTTATATTTTATATGGGTTGAATTGATATTTAGTATAGTTAGTATGGTTTTTATATTTACTGTTACAAAATATATACTTAATATTAAAAATATTAAAAATATATTTAAAATTGGAATTAAATGGGATAATGAATTCTTGAAATTTAATTTTTATTGTAATTTTATGACGACGTTAGATGTACCAATGAGTCATTTAACCCCGTTTTTAATTAATAGATTTATAGGTATAGAATTTATAAGTGTTTATAAGGTTATTGAGAAAATAGGAGGGATTATTGCGAAAATTGCGTCTCCATTGGTAAATATAATATATCCTGAAATAAGCACTAAAATATCTGAAGGTGATATATATAGTTCCTTAAATTTAGTTAAAAAGTTATTTTTTTATATAGTATTATTTGGAGTATTATGTTTTATTTTTTTGGGAGTATCCTATAAAATTTGGATAAATATTTTGATATTAGATGGTGAGAA from Candidatus Arthromitus sp. SFB-mouse-Japan harbors:
- the rsmI gene encoding 16S rRNA (cytidine(1402)-2'-O)-methyltransferase, yielding MVLYIVGTPIGNMKDITYRAIEIFNKCDIILCEDTRCSLKLLNYYGIKKKLISYHKFNEFKLLDRIVLEIKCGVKYAMISDAGMPCISDPGQILVNRCIEEGISVDVIPGACAVINGKILSGFNNEMFTFIGFLPRESKKLKDRVDLMKSIKTILVIYESPHRLIKTLNMFREEFGGETRIYIGRELTKMFEENFRGTIDDSIDYFSSNEIKGECIICIENNVKIEAIEDNCIIEEFIKNRKLGITNKDNIRKICNEYNLKKNYVYNLITNEINLT
- a CDS encoding AbrB/MazE/SpoVT family DNA-binding domain-containing protein is translated as MKATGVVRKVDELGRIVIPIELRRTLNIGEKDLLEIYVDKNHIILKKYEPACIFCGNSKDISTFKDKNICKTCLSEINNV
- a CDS encoding M15 family metallopeptidase is translated as MIILNFINKISIIILSFGIILISGGLYYTHESLAQIDKKIMIKNFENTKEYSYNYDVSINGLRLLNSFHHEMILDIRYASKNNFTHKVLYDADACILQESTLKKLLDAQNEFKSLGYKIKIWDAYRPFYIQKILWDIVPNSNYIANPYTGGSNHNRACAVDVTLTDLNDIEIDMPTDFDNFSDKAHRSYIGASETQIRNAELLKNIMIKHGFKPIYTEWWHFDDTNYSNYPIINISINEYLQIMNNKLRGGE
- a CDS encoding LCP family protein — its product is MFNNIPKDTKKIIRLSTYVLIIIILFIGGFFTGKSLKLLSKIAPETQLDKSSIGLDDTIMDSEFLNNKIITLALFGLDRRSKDEIPRSDAIMLITIDTSRKKIKLISVMRDLYVNIDDVGKDKLNHAYFYGGPSLSLKTLNDTFNINVEDYISVDFFSLPNIIDDLGGIELDIKKYEIDNLNQYIKENQYLLNISGEHVIKEEGLQILSGIQALSYARIRTAGDGDFERTERQRKVIMAMIEKAQSISPLKLSKLLEKNIDAIETSLSLNKILSIGANLLLNKYTIEQVRIPFEGDYDDGGKIINDIWYLTFDRNKTMEKLQNYIYNDILYSE
- a CDS encoding acyltransferase family protein, producing MISKKQQSNITLIEFSYLRGFGIFLVVLGHSFPYIKDINTPIYNYIHSLIYSFHMPLFFMISGFFANKLFKIKSLKDFKSFILSKFKKLLIPYFIISTLTIPIKLILNKFSERPLVLSETIKDILFFPWNNPIIFFWFIYVLFFMFLFAPVLIKINKYLVLTILLAMSILTIDNIEFLAISTILKYYIFFFIGLYIYPVYMNYRNKILNINLKQYRNILFILIPLILFLLNFNIDYNSLNVFYKYLTNILFILKSLLGIYVSFIICILLYKFRHIKLVSNTFDTLNKYSFDIYLLSWFPQIFTRILLLQLLNLNYNLVVIISFLIGFSPIIVSKFILRKSNILKKFILGI
- a CDS encoding glycosyltransferase is translated as MNIALVHDWLPFMGGAERVITNFLEVFEDAPIYTSVYNRDNLEGILKDANIYGSFLQNLKSARRDHRKFLPLMPTAFETFDLNKYDVVLSSSSSCAKGVVTNPNTCHICYCHSPMRYGWEFYYEYIENLGKFKKSIIKYIMNYMRIWDNASSNRVDYFIANSKNVANRIWKHYRRESVVIHPPVRSKFFKACEKKQDYFLIVSRLQEYKRVDLAIEVFNDLNIPLVIIGDGPLKEKLVNKVKRDNIKFLGRQPDDVVKKYYGEARGFLFPGEEDFGITSLEAQCSGTPVIAYGKGGALETIIDEKTGLFFEDHTVNSLKSAIDKFCKIEFNPNEIRAHAESFDEDIFKHKISNFVYDKVDEFKNNKKWVVL
- a CDS encoding glycosyltransferase family 4 protein, which produces MILFNALQKSISAGIGRYSFELSKELYFQLKDDIKIIVREEDIKDYEFVNSKSLIIFKNIKNSKDRNLFEQVYIPKLISEKYRGSILHYPDSMSPLFLNSKKIVITVHDLAFKSLTGVFTKKTLIWKNMMTNLSVKKANKIISITNFTKNELLRYYKGIEKKVNVVYNGFNNLSNSSICDKNISDKISKLLVCRYILTVSTISPRKNIDTLIKAFNEIDNKENIKLVIAGSNGWMYESIHYLVCDLNLSDRIVFTGKVNDDELKFLYKNASVFVYPSLYEGFGLPPLEAMSYGVRTIVSDVTCLKEVLGDSSEYFPPKDYKYLSSILNGIFKSNNQNESYDYNYTLNKYSWRKCANETIKIYNEIMKGV
- a CDS encoding DUF4214 domain-containing protein — encoded protein: MILKICRNFFVTISLLLLSCVKTSAMTSKNILTLTTNISTIDTNKEFYIYLNSENISSLYTITFELKFNPNIMEILYIEPGECLKNDEIEFGGNYKNIDNNTKIIKFFETFVGINSSKNIEGKCELIKIKAKLLRECKIPLQIINTNDELFIGSPNIRTIMVDNLLNKIDFENTISYIQTKEFNSDDNIKIFISDVYKNTFSRMPEEYGFNYWYNKLISYEYSVRNFILNILNEKEFIDKNLSNQEFITSMYSIIANRKPDQTGYNYWLNMLMSYQNKMDPKTAKSQIILRICNEAELSERANKLNLDF